The Rhodococcus sp. X156 genome window below encodes:
- a CDS encoding dihydrofolate reductase family protein, whose translation MRALISTAFLSLDGVMEAPGGEPGYRNAGWSFKDVEFLPEAYEIKGREQEEATAMLLGRTSYEAFSPVWPDMEDFADYNVMPKYVVSTTLTEDQLASGWGETTILRSPEEVAALKETEGGPIIVHGSASLNHALSDAGLVDRYHLLVFPLLLGAGKRLFSPADKDAQKLALVEHEVYANGVQKNVWDVLR comes from the coding sequence ATGCGCGCCCTGATCAGCACCGCCTTCCTCTCGCTCGACGGCGTCATGGAAGCCCCGGGCGGCGAACCCGGCTACCGCAACGCCGGGTGGAGCTTCAAGGACGTGGAGTTCCTCCCCGAGGCGTACGAGATCAAGGGCCGGGAGCAGGAGGAAGCCACTGCGATGCTGCTGGGCCGGACCAGCTACGAGGCGTTCAGTCCGGTGTGGCCCGACATGGAGGACTTCGCTGACTACAACGTGATGCCGAAGTACGTCGTCTCCACCACGCTGACCGAGGACCAGCTGGCGTCAGGCTGGGGCGAGACCACGATCCTGCGCTCGCCCGAGGAGGTCGCCGCGCTGAAGGAGACCGAGGGCGGCCCGATCATCGTCCACGGCAGCGCGTCGCTGAACCACGCTCTCTCCGACGCCGGGCTGGTGGATCGATACCATCTGCTCGTCTTCCCGCTCCTGCTCGGAGCCGGCAAGCGGCTCTTCAGCCCGGCGGACAAGGACGCCCAGAAGCTGGCGCTCGTCGAGCACGAGGTCTACGCCAACGGTGTGCAGAAGAACGTCTGGGACGTCCTCCGCTGA
- a CDS encoding TetR/AcrR family transcriptional regulator: MTPQQRPTKVRRRRAPEDARKEILAGAEEFLRDNPWHDLTIDRVMACTTLSRPSFYVHFTDRLDLLAQLGAAVTVTLAERSDRAQWLAGEGSPATISRQAIEGLVALYREHGTLINALVEASYHETAIKEGRTEVEDRFAAATAGRIREEIAAGRAPECNADLVAQALTLLTESTLIRWYGVAHPAVAPEDAADALLRIWVGAIYGTTLEEIERRWPEEPAATS, translated from the coding sequence GTGACTCCTCAGCAGCGCCCCACGAAGGTGCGGCGCCGTAGGGCGCCGGAAGACGCGCGCAAGGAGATCTTGGCGGGCGCCGAGGAGTTTCTTCGCGACAACCCCTGGCACGACCTGACTATCGACCGGGTGATGGCGTGCACCACGCTGTCCCGCCCCTCGTTCTACGTGCACTTCACCGACCGGCTCGACCTGCTGGCCCAGCTGGGTGCGGCGGTGACGGTGACCCTGGCCGAGCGCAGCGACCGCGCGCAGTGGCTGGCCGGGGAGGGCAGCCCCGCCACCATCTCCCGCCAGGCCATCGAGGGGCTGGTCGCGCTGTACCGCGAGCACGGCACGCTGATCAACGCGCTGGTGGAGGCCTCCTACCACGAGACCGCCATCAAGGAGGGCCGCACGGAGGTGGAGGATCGCTTCGCTGCAGCCACCGCCGGGCGCATCCGCGAGGAGATCGCCGCCGGCCGTGCCCCGGAGTGCAACGCCGACCTGGTCGCCCAGGCCCTGACGCTGCTCACCGAGTCGACCCTGATCCGCTGGTACGGCGTGGCCCACCCCGCGGTGGCCCCCGAGGACGCGGCGGACGCCCTGCTGCGCATCTGGGTCGGGGCGATCTACGGCACCACGCTCGAGGAGATCGAGCGGCGCTGGCCGGAAGAGCCGGCCGCCACGTCGTAG
- a CDS encoding GatB/YqeY domain-containing protein, translating to MAELKQRIKADLTTAMKAKDALTVSTLRMVLSALQYEEVSGKQARELTDEDVLRVLARESKKRGESAEAFDGAGRGELADKERAEAQVIDAYLPTQLSDAEVDDVVARAVAAVAETTGEQPGQRQMGQVMKEAGALAAGRADGKRLSAAVRAALAG from the coding sequence ATGGCAGAGCTGAAGCAACGCATCAAGGCAGACCTCACGACGGCGATGAAGGCCAAGGACGCGCTCACCGTGTCCACGCTGCGAATGGTGCTCTCGGCGCTGCAGTACGAGGAGGTGTCGGGCAAGCAGGCCCGCGAGCTCACGGACGAGGACGTGCTGCGGGTGCTGGCGCGGGAGTCCAAGAAGCGCGGCGAGTCGGCCGAGGCGTTCGACGGGGCCGGGCGAGGCGAGCTGGCGGACAAGGAGCGCGCCGAGGCGCAGGTGATCGACGCCTACCTGCCCACCCAGCTCAGCGACGCCGAGGTGGACGACGTGGTGGCGCGCGCGGTGGCAGCGGTGGCGGAGACCACCGGGGAGCAGCCCGGGCAGCGCCAGATGGGGCAGGTCATGAAGGAGGCCGGCGCGCTGGCCGCGGGCCGGGCCGACGGCAAGCGGCTCTCCGCCGCGGTGCGGGCGGCGCTGGCGGGCTGA
- a CDS encoding DUF4177 domain-containing protein: MTTWEYATVPLLTHATKQILDQWGADGWELVAVLPGPTGEQHVAYLKRPRSSQG; the protein is encoded by the coding sequence ATGACCACCTGGGAATACGCCACAGTTCCGCTGCTCACGCACGCCACCAAGCAGATTCTCGACCAGTGGGGTGCCGACGGCTGGGAGCTCGTCGCGGTGCTGCCCGGGCCCACCGGCGAGCAGCACGTCGCCTACCTCAAGCGCCCGCGCTCCTCCCAGGGCTGA
- a CDS encoding metallophosphoesterase, with translation MSPSSRTPLVALAAAGTVAAGVGYAAGIERNAFALREVTLPVLDPGSPTLRVLHLSDLHMMPNQRRKQAWVRALDELNPDLVVNTGDNLAHPSAVPAVVQALGPLLDRPGLFVFGSNDYFGPQPKNPFKYFRTNHKRVHGVALPWQDLRAAFTERGWLDLTHVRRELEVAGVRVAAAGVDDPHIERDRYATIAGRAPTEVELRLGLTHSPEPRVLDAFATDGYDLVLAGHTHGGQLCVPFHGALVTNCELDSSRAKGASHWGAHTWLHVSAGLGTSPYAPVRFACRPEASLLTLVPASRGGAAHAGQSAIDDLHFNGDSSAAPHEGAAP, from the coding sequence GTGTCCCCCAGCTCCCGCACCCCGCTAGTCGCCCTGGCCGCCGCAGGAACCGTCGCCGCAGGCGTCGGCTACGCCGCGGGCATCGAGCGCAACGCCTTCGCGCTGCGCGAGGTCACCCTGCCCGTGCTGGACCCGGGGTCGCCGACCCTGCGGGTGCTGCACCTGTCCGACCTGCACATGATGCCCAACCAGCGCCGCAAGCAGGCGTGGGTGCGCGCCCTCGACGAGCTCAACCCCGACCTGGTGGTCAACACCGGCGACAACCTCGCCCACCCCAGCGCGGTGCCCGCCGTGGTGCAGGCCCTCGGACCGCTGCTCGACCGGCCCGGCCTGTTCGTCTTCGGCAGCAACGACTACTTCGGGCCGCAGCCGAAGAACCCGTTCAAGTACTTCCGCACCAACCACAAGCGGGTGCACGGTGTCGCGCTGCCCTGGCAGGACCTGCGGGCGGCGTTCACCGAGCGCGGTTGGCTGGACCTCACCCACGTGCGCCGCGAGCTCGAGGTGGCCGGGGTGCGCGTCGCCGCCGCCGGGGTGGACGACCCGCACATCGAGCGCGACCGGTACGCCACCATCGCCGGCCGGGCCCCCACCGAGGTGGAGCTGCGGCTGGGCCTGACGCACTCCCCCGAGCCCCGCGTGCTGGATGCCTTCGCCACCGACGGGTACGACCTGGTGCTGGCCGGGCACACCCACGGCGGGCAGCTGTGCGTCCCCTTCCACGGTGCCCTGGTCACCAACTGCGAGCTGGACAGCAGCCGGGCCAAGGGTGCCTCGCACTGGGGGGCGCACACCTGGCTGCACGTCTCCGCCGGGCTGGGCACCTCGCCCTACGCGCCGGTGCGCTTCGCGTGCCGCCCCGAGGCGAGCCTGCTCACCCTGGTTCCCGCCTCGCGAGGTGGAGCTGCGCATGCGGGGCAGAGCGCTATTGACGATCTACACTTCAACGGTGACTCCTCAGCAGCGCCCCACGAAGGTGCGGCGCCGTAG
- a CDS encoding RidA family protein, with translation MADWSTRLSFLGITLPPVAAPVAAYVPAVRSGSLVYTSGQLPFVDGALAGTGKVGDAVSPEQAKELARACALNALAAVHALVGIDSVVRVVKVVGFVASAEGFTGQPGVVNGASELLGEVFEEAGQHARSAVGVAELPMNAPVEVELVVEVLAPAAVLV, from the coding sequence ATGGCTGACTGGTCCACCCGGCTGTCCTTCCTCGGCATCACCCTCCCGCCGGTCGCGGCGCCGGTGGCCGCCTACGTGCCCGCGGTGCGCTCGGGCAGCCTCGTCTACACCTCCGGCCAGCTGCCCTTCGTCGACGGCGCCCTCGCCGGCACCGGCAAGGTCGGCGACGCGGTGAGCCCCGAGCAGGCCAAGGAGCTCGCCCGGGCCTGCGCCCTCAACGCGCTGGCGGCTGTGCACGCCCTCGTGGGCATCGACTCCGTGGTGCGGGTGGTCAAGGTCGTCGGCTTCGTCGCCTCCGCCGAGGGCTTCACCGGCCAGCCCGGCGTGGTCAACGGTGCCTCGGAGCTGCTGGGCGAGGTCTTCGAGGAGGCCGGCCAGCACGCCCGCTCCGCCGTGGGGGTGGCCGAGCTGCCGATGAACGCCCCCGTCGAGGTGGAGCTCGTCGTCGAGGTGCTGGCGCCGGCCGCCGTGCTCGTCTGA
- a CDS encoding transglycosylase domain-containing protein, with translation MSDTVDSVSTELAQGEAPQTTTMLDNQGNPIAYLYDPAGRRTVVEADQISDAMKLAIVSVEDRRFFDHQGVDWRGTFRAFLTNTSSGETQQGASTLTQQYVKNYMLLVVAQNDAERQEATEATSARKLKEIRIALALDKELGKEEILTRYLNLVPFGSGAYGIQSAAQTYFGVDAKDLKVPQAAMLAGMVQRSSVTPYTNPEAVLARRNVVLDTMQTNGVLNAQDTAAAKASPLGVLPKPNSTNNGCMGVGDSASNGFFCKYVVDYLADAGISPDQVNKGGYTIKTTLDPVVQASAKAAVNKFAPADLPKISSVMNIIQPGQTDHKVLAMASSRTYGLDSARKETSFPQTHTLESDGAGSIFKVFTTAAAMEQGMGINTVLDSPQTVRVSGVGVGGCEDGSKDYCVKNYNESYKLKYTVTDALAFSPNTAFVKLIAATGVAPTVDMAVKLGLRSYATTPASPATPNISIAEKLKAEGSASFTLGPVQVNPLEMANVAATIASGGVWCPPNPIDSITDSKGQPVKVSSPACEQVVEPGLAHALANAMSKDDTIGTAAGAAKTVGWDLPMSAKTGTTDREYSSAFLGFTNTLAGANLVFDDSGNPGGICHDPLRSCVKPDLTGGQEPARTWFAAMKPIALNYGPVVLPPVDEKYLNGSGKGAVPSVKGLTVGDASKRLTDLGFKVAQTDQPNGSTKGTVVDQSVTGTAQPGSTVTLSVSTGQAPSGRSTSPAPGSAPGSASSSPGGSSGSGGSAPQQTIQVPVPGVPPIVLPPGVVIPGIPPG, from the coding sequence ATGAGTGACACCGTCGACAGCGTCTCCACCGAGCTAGCCCAAGGTGAGGCGCCCCAGACGACCACGATGCTCGACAACCAGGGCAACCCCATCGCCTACCTCTACGACCCGGCCGGCCGGCGCACCGTGGTCGAGGCGGACCAGATCTCCGACGCGATGAAGCTGGCCATCGTGTCCGTCGAGGACCGGCGCTTCTTCGACCACCAGGGCGTGGACTGGCGGGGAACCTTCCGCGCCTTCCTCACCAACACCTCCTCGGGCGAGACCCAGCAGGGCGCCTCGACGCTCACCCAGCAGTACGTGAAGAACTACATGCTGCTGGTGGTGGCCCAAAACGACGCCGAGCGCCAGGAGGCCACCGAGGCGACCTCGGCACGCAAGCTCAAGGAGATCCGCATCGCCCTGGCCCTGGACAAGGAGCTGGGCAAGGAGGAGATCCTCACCCGGTACCTGAACCTGGTGCCCTTCGGCTCCGGGGCCTACGGCATCCAGTCGGCGGCACAGACCTACTTCGGCGTGGACGCCAAGGACCTCAAGGTCCCGCAGGCCGCCATGCTCGCCGGGATGGTGCAGCGCAGCTCGGTCACCCCCTACACCAACCCCGAGGCCGTGCTGGCTCGCCGCAACGTCGTGCTGGACACCATGCAGACCAACGGCGTGCTCAACGCCCAGGACACCGCTGCCGCCAAGGCATCCCCGCTAGGGGTGCTGCCCAAGCCCAACAGCACCAACAACGGGTGCATGGGCGTGGGCGACTCGGCCAGCAACGGGTTCTTCTGCAAGTACGTGGTGGACTACCTCGCCGACGCCGGCATCAGCCCGGACCAGGTGAACAAGGGCGGCTACACCATCAAGACCACGCTCGACCCGGTGGTGCAGGCCTCGGCCAAGGCGGCGGTGAACAAGTTCGCCCCGGCCGACCTGCCCAAGATCTCCAGCGTCATGAACATCATCCAGCCGGGCCAGACCGACCACAAGGTGCTGGCGATGGCCAGCAGCCGTACCTACGGCCTGGACTCCGCCCGGAAGGAGACCTCCTTCCCGCAGACGCACACGCTGGAGAGCGACGGCGCGGGATCGATCTTCAAGGTGTTCACCACGGCTGCCGCGATGGAACAGGGCATGGGCATCAACACCGTGCTCGACTCCCCGCAGACCGTGCGGGTCAGCGGGGTTGGCGTGGGTGGCTGCGAGGACGGCAGCAAGGACTACTGCGTCAAGAACTACAACGAGTCCTACAAGCTGAAGTACACGGTGACCGACGCCCTGGCCTTCTCCCCCAACACCGCCTTCGTCAAGCTGATCGCCGCCACCGGCGTCGCCCCGACGGTGGACATGGCGGTGAAGCTGGGCCTGCGCTCCTACGCCACCACCCCCGCCAGCCCGGCCACCCCGAACATCTCCATCGCGGAGAAGCTGAAGGCGGAGGGCTCCGCGTCCTTCACCCTGGGCCCGGTGCAGGTGAACCCGCTGGAGATGGCCAACGTGGCGGCCACCATCGCCTCCGGCGGGGTGTGGTGCCCGCCCAACCCGATCGACTCGATCACCGACTCCAAGGGGCAGCCGGTCAAGGTCAGCTCCCCCGCCTGCGAGCAGGTGGTCGAGCCCGGCCTGGCGCACGCCCTGGCCAACGCGATGAGCAAGGACGACACCATCGGGACCGCGGCGGGTGCGGCCAAGACCGTCGGCTGGGACCTGCCGATGTCAGCCAAGACCGGCACCACCGACCGCGAGTACTCCTCAGCGTTCCTCGGCTTCACCAACACCCTGGCCGGGGCCAACCTGGTGTTCGACGACTCCGGCAACCCGGGCGGCATCTGCCACGACCCGCTGCGCAGCTGCGTCAAGCCCGACCTCACCGGTGGTCAGGAACCCGCGCGCACCTGGTTCGCGGCGATGAAGCCGATCGCCCTCAACTACGGGCCCGTGGTGCTGCCCCCGGTGGACGAGAAGTACCTGAACGGCAGCGGCAAGGGCGCCGTGCCCAGCGTCAAGGGCCTGACCGTCGGCGACGCGTCCAAGCGGCTCACCGATCTTGGCTTCAAGGTGGCCCAGACCGATCAGCCCAACGGCTCCACCAAGGGCACCGTGGTGGACCAGAGCGTCACCGGCACCGCCCAGCCCGGCTCGACGGTCACCCTGTCGGTGAGCACCGGACAGGCCCCCTCCGGCCGGTCGACGTCGCCGGCACCCGGGTCGGCCCCCGGGTCGGCGTCGTCGTCCCCGGGTGGCTCGAGCGGCTCGGGTGGGTCTGCTCCCCAGCAGACCATCCAGGTTCCGGTGCCGGGAGTGCCGCCGATCGTGCTGCCGCCCGGCGTGGTCATCCCGGGCATCCCGCCCGGCTAG
- a CDS encoding NUDIX hydrolase, with protein MEVFLLHRTTAMAFAGGMTVFPGGGVDARDAETDLGWVGPPPSWWAERFRCPESTAAALVCAAVRETFEECGVLLAGPTADTVVADTSGYGPARQALVDRELSFAQFLAREGLVLRADLVRPWSNWITPEAETRRYDTRFFVAAMPQGQIADGVTTEASDAGWQRPQDAIADWQQGRRGLLPPTWSTLRELDACGDVAGVLGAERDLDPVAPRLVSDGTAVRIEFPGGDDYPVGLGRQSAQDAS; from the coding sequence ATGGAGGTCTTCCTCCTGCACCGCACCACCGCGATGGCCTTCGCCGGCGGGATGACGGTGTTTCCCGGTGGTGGTGTGGACGCGCGCGACGCGGAGACCGACCTCGGCTGGGTGGGACCGCCGCCGAGCTGGTGGGCCGAGCGCTTCCGCTGCCCGGAGAGCACGGCAGCCGCCCTGGTGTGTGCAGCCGTGCGGGAGACCTTCGAGGAGTGCGGCGTGCTGCTCGCCGGCCCCACGGCCGACACCGTCGTCGCCGACACCTCCGGCTACGGCCCGGCCCGGCAGGCGCTGGTGGACCGCGAGCTGTCGTTCGCGCAGTTCCTCGCCCGCGAAGGGCTGGTGCTGCGTGCCGACCTGGTGCGTCCCTGGTCCAACTGGATCACCCCCGAGGCGGAGACCCGCCGCTACGACACCCGCTTCTTCGTGGCCGCCATGCCGCAGGGGCAGATCGCCGACGGCGTGACCACCGAGGCCTCCGACGCCGGCTGGCAGCGACCACAGGACGCCATCGCCGACTGGCAGCAGGGCCGGCGGGGACTGCTGCCCCCCACCTGGTCCACGCTCCGGGAGCTCGACGCCTGCGGCGACGTGGCCGGGGTGCTCGGCGCGGAGCGCGACCTGGACCCGGTGGCCCCCAGGCTGGTGTCGGACGGCACCGCGGTGCGCATCGAGTTTCCCGGCGGGGACGACTACCCGGTGGGCCTCGGTCGCCAGTCGGCCCAGGACGCGTCATGA
- a CDS encoding dienelactone hydrolase family protein, whose product MTAENPVQNVTFPSNGSTAHGYLKLPESGSGPGVIVIQEWWGLTTHIADVTDRLAAAGFVALAPDLYGGATAHDADEAGELMQKLPVDQAARDLSGAVDFLLGNDAVTSDKVGVVGFCMGGGFVISMAAQLGDKIAVAVPFYGILQTEPDFTNLTARMVGHFGTHDQMISEEALGELEAKITEGSGRAPEFYRYDAGHAFFNDENLMGTYDADKAKLAWDRTLDALHAELG is encoded by the coding sequence ATGACAGCTGAGAACCCCGTGCAGAACGTCACCTTTCCGAGCAACGGCTCGACCGCCCACGGCTACCTGAAGCTCCCGGAGTCGGGCAGCGGCCCCGGTGTGATCGTGATCCAGGAGTGGTGGGGCCTGACCACCCACATCGCGGACGTGACCGACCGGCTGGCCGCAGCGGGCTTCGTGGCGCTGGCACCCGACCTCTACGGCGGTGCCACCGCCCACGACGCCGACGAGGCCGGCGAGCTGATGCAGAAGCTGCCCGTGGACCAGGCCGCCCGTGACCTCTCCGGTGCGGTGGACTTCCTGCTGGGCAACGACGCCGTCACCTCCGACAAGGTCGGCGTGGTCGGCTTCTGCATGGGCGGTGGCTTCGTCATCTCGATGGCGGCGCAGCTCGGCGACAAGATCGCCGTGGCCGTGCCCTTCTACGGCATCCTGCAGACCGAGCCGGACTTCACCAACCTCACCGCCCGGATGGTCGGCCACTTCGGCACCCACGACCAGATGATCTCCGAGGAGGCGCTGGGCGAGCTGGAGGCCAAGATCACCGAGGGCAGCGGTCGCGCCCCGGAGTTCTACCGCTACGACGCCGGGCACGCGTTCTTCAACGACGAGAACCTGATGGGCACCTACGACGCCGACAAGGCCAAGCTGGCCTGGGACCGCACCCTGGACGCGCTGCACGCCGAGCTCGGCTAG
- a CDS encoding ArsA family ATPase, whose protein sequence is MSAKKAPVPTNAAATNTTAVEATAAGSGLLDVGALLANEKTKVIVVCGAGGVGKTTTAAALALRAAEQGRRAVVLTIDPARRLAQALGVAELTNTPQRVDLTGDKDDEPEHGGELHAMMLDMRRTFDEMVLENAEPGRAEAILSNPFYQTIATSFSGTQEYMAMEKLGQLAASGQWDLIVVDTPPSRSALDFLDAPQRLSAFLDGRMIRLLSAPARAGGLGLRKVVGGAVGLAAKGVSTIIGGQMLNDAAAFVQAFETMFGSFRERSKATYELLRRPGTAFMVISAPEPDALREAAYFVDRLSTENMPLVGLVLNRTHPTLVELSPALAEEAAGTLEKTGDNALAAGALRVHADQAVTAEREVHLLSRFTHAHPRVPLIGVPALPFEVADLDALRALGDELTGAG, encoded by the coding sequence ATGAGCGCCAAGAAGGCCCCGGTGCCCACCAACGCCGCCGCCACCAACACCACGGCCGTCGAGGCCACCGCCGCAGGGTCGGGGCTGCTGGACGTGGGCGCGCTGCTGGCCAACGAGAAGACGAAGGTCATCGTGGTGTGCGGTGCCGGCGGCGTCGGCAAGACCACCACCGCGGCCGCGCTGGCGCTGCGCGCTGCCGAGCAGGGTCGCCGCGCGGTGGTGCTGACCATCGACCCCGCGCGGCGGCTGGCTCAGGCCCTGGGTGTGGCCGAGCTGACCAACACCCCGCAGCGGGTGGACCTCACCGGCGACAAGGACGACGAGCCCGAGCACGGCGGTGAGCTGCACGCGATGATGCTGGACATGCGTCGCACGTTCGACGAGATGGTGCTGGAGAACGCCGAGCCCGGCCGGGCCGAGGCCATCCTGTCCAACCCCTTCTACCAGACCATCGCCACCTCGTTCTCCGGGACGCAGGAGTACATGGCCATGGAGAAGCTGGGCCAGCTGGCGGCCTCCGGGCAGTGGGACCTCATCGTGGTCGACACCCCGCCCTCGCGCTCGGCGCTGGACTTCCTCGACGCCCCGCAGCGGCTCTCGGCGTTCCTGGACGGCCGGATGATCCGGCTGCTCTCCGCCCCCGCCCGCGCCGGCGGGTTGGGGCTGCGCAAGGTGGTGGGCGGCGCGGTGGGCCTGGCCGCCAAGGGGGTGTCCACCATCATCGGCGGACAGATGCTCAACGACGCCGCCGCCTTCGTGCAGGCCTTCGAGACGATGTTCGGCAGCTTCCGCGAGCGATCCAAGGCGACCTACGAGCTGCTGCGCCGCCCGGGCACCGCGTTCATGGTGATCTCCGCACCCGAGCCCGACGCCCTGCGCGAGGCCGCGTACTTCGTCGACCGGCTCTCCACCGAGAACATGCCGCTGGTGGGGCTGGTGCTCAACCGCACCCATCCCACCCTGGTGGAGCTCAGCCCCGCGCTGGCCGAGGAGGCCGCCGGCACGCTGGAGAAGACCGGGGACAACGCCCTGGCCGCCGGTGCGCTGCGGGTGCACGCCGACCAGGCGGTGACCGCCGAGCGGGAGGTGCACCTGCTCAGCCGGTTCACCCACGCCCACCCGAGGGTGCCGCTGATCGGCGTGCCCGCCCTGCCCTTCGAGGTGGCTGACCTGGACGCGCTGCGCGCGCTGGGCGACGAGCTCACCGGGGCCGGCTAG
- a CDS encoding WhiB family transcriptional regulator — protein sequence MRRPEQPLAGDERAAWTAQAACTGVDPEELFVQGAEQRAAKAICRPCPVQLECLADALDHQVPFGVWGGLTERERRALLKARPDVRSWREHLERVEAGHPVAQVG from the coding sequence GTGCGGAGACCAGAGCAACCGTTGGCCGGCGACGAGCGCGCGGCGTGGACGGCCCAGGCGGCGTGCACCGGGGTCGACCCGGAGGAGCTGTTCGTGCAGGGCGCCGAGCAACGGGCGGCCAAGGCGATCTGCCGGCCCTGCCCGGTGCAGCTGGAGTGCCTGGCCGACGCCCTCGACCACCAGGTGCCCTTCGGTGTGTGGGGCGGACTGACCGAGCGAGAGCGCCGCGCCCTGCTCAAGGCTCGGCCGGACGTGCGCTCGTGGCGCGAGCACCTGGAGCGGGTCGAGGCCGGCCACCCCGTGGCTCAGGTCGGCTAG
- a CDS encoding ArsA-related P-loop ATPase produces the protein MPATDTTTAAAAETHWPAAAAQARLHVVSGKGGTGKSTVAASLALALAAGGRKVLLVEVEGRQGIAQMFDTPPLPHEEKRIAVAAEGGEVRALAIDVETALLEYLDMFYNLGFAGRAMRRVGAIEFATTLAPGLRDVLLTGKIKECVVRTEKNGRRTYDAVVVDAPPTGRVVNFLDVTRAMADLAKSGPIRAQSEGVIELLHSDQTVVHLVTLLEELPVQETLDALEELRAADLRTGAVIVNRAKAHELPEDALQAAADGAVDTEALRAGLDVAGIKLSDDDIAGLVTQTVQHALRVRTEQASRARLAKAGAEMVELPALADGVDLGALYELAEVLAEQGVR, from the coding sequence GTGCCTGCAACCGACACGACTACTGCTGCGGCCGCCGAGACCCACTGGCCCGCCGCAGCCGCCCAGGCCCGCCTGCACGTGGTCTCCGGCAAGGGCGGAACCGGAAAGTCCACTGTGGCGGCCTCCCTCGCCCTGGCCCTCGCCGCGGGCGGGCGCAAGGTGCTGCTGGTGGAGGTGGAGGGGCGGCAGGGCATCGCGCAGATGTTCGACACGCCCCCGCTGCCCCACGAGGAGAAGCGGATCGCGGTGGCGGCCGAAGGCGGCGAGGTGCGCGCACTGGCCATCGACGTCGAGACGGCTCTGCTGGAATACCTCGACATGTTCTACAACCTCGGCTTCGCCGGCCGGGCGATGCGCCGGGTGGGTGCCATCGAGTTCGCCACCACCCTGGCGCCGGGCCTGCGCGACGTGCTGCTCACCGGCAAGATCAAGGAGTGCGTGGTGCGCACCGAGAAGAACGGGCGCCGCACCTACGACGCGGTGGTCGTCGACGCACCACCGACCGGCCGGGTGGTCAACTTCCTCGACGTCACCCGGGCCATGGCCGACCTGGCCAAGAGCGGTCCCATCCGCGCGCAGAGCGAGGGCGTCATCGAGCTGCTGCACTCCGACCAGACGGTGGTGCACCTGGTGACGCTGCTGGAGGAGCTGCCCGTGCAGGAGACCCTGGACGCGCTCGAGGAGCTGCGGGCGGCCGACCTGCGCACCGGCGCGGTGATCGTCAACCGCGCCAAGGCCCACGAGCTGCCGGAGGACGCCCTGCAGGCCGCGGCCGACGGAGCGGTGGACACCGAGGCCCTGCGCGCCGGGCTGGACGTCGCCGGCATCAAGCTCAGCGACGACGACATCGCGGGGCTGGTCACCCAGACCGTGCAGCACGCCCTGCGCGTGCGCACCGAGCAGGCCAGTCGAGCTCGGCTGGCCAAGGCAGGAGCCGAGATGGTGGAGCTGCCCGCGCTGGCCGACGGGGTGGATCTCGGTGCCCTGTACGAGCTCGCCGAGGTTCTCGCTGAGCAGGGTGTGCGATGA
- a CDS encoding MBL fold metallo-hydrolase: MSLVHPAYGQLRQVTPSAAVLLCENPSVMTLEGTNTWVLRAPGSEQCVVVDPGPDDEAHLRRVAAVGDVVATVLTHGHVDHAAGAKRFAELTGSVVRAVDPALRLGSEGLAEGDVVAAAGVELRVLATPGHTADSVCLVLDGDGERGSVITGDTVLGRGTTVIAPPDGALGPYLESLRMLAELPEGATVLPGHGPDLPDARAAVQYYLAHREERLEQVRGALQTLGADATPRQVVELVYADVDQTLWPAAEWSVRAQLDYLR; the protein is encoded by the coding sequence ATGAGCCTGGTGCACCCGGCGTACGGGCAGCTGCGACAGGTGACCCCCAGCGCGGCGGTGCTGCTGTGCGAGAACCCCTCGGTGATGACCCTGGAGGGCACCAACACCTGGGTGCTGCGCGCGCCCGGCTCCGAGCAGTGCGTGGTGGTGGACCCCGGACCGGACGACGAGGCGCACCTGCGGCGGGTGGCGGCGGTCGGTGACGTGGTGGCCACGGTGCTCACCCACGGCCACGTCGACCACGCCGCGGGAGCCAAGCGGTTCGCCGAGCTGACCGGCTCCGTGGTGCGCGCGGTGGACCCCGCGCTGCGGCTGGGCTCGGAGGGTCTCGCGGAGGGGGACGTGGTGGCCGCCGCGGGGGTGGAGCTGCGGGTGCTGGCCACTCCGGGCCACACCGCGGACTCGGTGTGCCTGGTGCTCGACGGCGACGGCGAGCGCGGCAGCGTCATCACCGGGGACACGGTGCTCGGCCGCGGCACCACGGTGATCGCGCCGCCGGACGGTGCGCTGGGCCCGTACCTGGAGTCGCTGCGGATGCTGGCCGAGCTGCCCGAGGGGGCCACCGTGCTGCCCGGGCACGGGCCCGACCTGCCCGACGCCCGTGCCGCGGTGCAGTACTACCTGGCCCACCGCGAGGAGCGCCTCGAGCAGGTGCGCGGCGCGCTGCAGACGCTGGGCGCCGACGCCACGCCCCGGCAGGTGGTGGAGCTGGTGTACGCCGACGTGGACCAGACGCTGTGGCCGGCGGCGGAGTGGTCGGTGCGGGCCCAGCTGGACTACCTGCGCTAG